The genomic interval TTCTTGTAAATCAATGCATTAAAAACAATATTTCTAAGTTTCATTTTGCAAGTTCAATTGCTTCATTAAATAGAAACAATGAAAATATTATTACTGAGAGTAATGATGTGAACAATAAAAAATTCTCAACTATTTATTCAAAAAGTAAGTATTTAGCAGAGTTGGAAGTATGGAGAGGATATGCAGAAGGGCTGACAGGTGTAATAATAAACCCAGGTGTAATTCTCGGACCGGCAGTTGAAAATCATGAATCAATGAAGGTTTTTAAAACAATTAAAAATGGTTTTTCATTTTATCCAAAAGGAAAAAACGGATATGTTGATGTGCGTGATACTGCCGAATTATTTTTATTGCTTTCTGAAAAATCTGAATTATACAATGAAAGGTATTTGTTGGTTTCCGATAATCATCACTACATTGAAATTTTTAATTGGATGGCAAAATATTTTAATGTGAAAGCACCATCAAAATTGGCAAATATTAATCTCAGTTATATGCTTTCTTACATTGAATCGATAAGAATTTTTTTTACAAGAACCGAAGCTGTAATAACAAAAGACCTTGTAAAACTTGTTAATAGTATTTATATTTATAATAATTCAAAACTTAAGTCAGCAATTAATTATAATTTTAGATCAGTTGAGGAAACAATAAAGGATACTTGTAATTTTGTTGTTGCAAAAAAATATTTTTAAAGTGTAAAAACCAATTTCTGTGGATTTTAAATTGCAATCAAAATACAAAGCTCAAGGAGACCAGCCGGAAGCAATAAAGCAACTTACCGAAGGATTGAATAGGAGTGAAAAGTACCAAACCCTGCTTGGAGTTACAGGTTCGGGGAAAACATTTACTATGGCTCATGTAATTCAAAACATGAATAGGCCTACTTTGATTTTAAGTCATAACAAAACACTTGTTGCTCAGCTTTATGGCGAATTTAAACAATTTTTTCCTGATAATGCTGTGGAATATTTCGTTTCTTACTACGATTATTATCAGCCTGAAGCTTACTTACCTGTAACAAATACATACATTGAAAAAGATTTGAACATTAATGACGAAATTGAAAGATTGCGATTAAAAGCTACATCTTCTTTATTGTCAGGCAGGAGAGATGTTATTGTGGTGGCTTCTGTTTCTTGTATTTATGGAATAGGAAATCCTGAATCATTTAATGATGCAACGATAAAAATAAAAGTTGGTGAAGAAATAAATAGAAAAGAATTTTTGTTCAAACTAATTGACGGTCTTTATGTAAGAACAAATACTGAATTAAATAATGGAACTTTTAGAGTGGCAGGTGATATTATTGAAATATTTCCTTCCTATAGCGAAACGGCAATTCGCCTTAGTTTTTATGATTTGGAGCTCGAAGGCATAGAAACTATTGATCCCGTTTCTTTTAGAAGAATTGATTCTTTTAAAGAATATACAATATTTCCTGCAAATTTATTTGTTACTCCTTCGGATGTTCAGGATTTGGCGATAAATGAAATTAAAACCGATCTTTTAAATCAAAGTAGTGTTTTTGAAAAAGCAGGGAAATATCAGGAAGCAAAAAGATTAAGTGATAGGGTTAATCTTGATATTGAAATGATAAAAGAGTTGGGATATTGTTCCGGTATTGAAAATTATTCAAGGTACTTTGATAGAAGAAAAAAGGGAGAAAGACCATTTTGCCTTTTGGATTATTTTCCTAAGGATTATCTGATGTTTATTGACGAAAGTCATGTAACAATTCCACAGGTAAAAGGTATGCATGGAGGTGATACTTCACGAAAGAGTGTTTTAGTTGACTACGGCTTTAGATTGCCTGCCGCTTTGGATAACAGACCTTTGGAAATAAATGAATTTGAGTTTATGCAAAATCAGGTAATTTATGTGAGTGCAACACCCAGAGATTATGAACTTGAAAAAAGTAATGGTGTAGTGGTTGAACAAGTGGTGCGACCTACAGGGCTTCTTGACCCGAGAATTGAAATAAAACCTTGTCAGAATCAAATTGATGACTTGCTTGATGAAATTGATAAAAGGGTAGAAAAGAATGAGAGGATTTTGGTAACAACCTTAACAAAAAGAATGTCGGAGGAATTGAGCAAATATTTATTGAACTTAAATATAAAAGCAAGGTATCTGCACTCCGAAATTGATACGCTTGAAAGGATAGAAATACTACGTAATCTTCGTTTGGGAAAATTTGATGTTTTGGTGGGAATAAATTTGTTACGCGAGGGTTTAGATTTGCCTGAAGTTTCTCTTGTTGCAATACTTGATGCTGACAAAGAAGGTTTTTTACGATCTGAAACATCTTTGACTCAAACTGCCGGAAGGGCTGCAAGGCATATTAATGGAAAAGTAATTATGTATGCCGATAAAATTACTAAAAGTATGCAAAGGACTATTGATGAGACAAATAGAAGGAGAGAGAAGCAAGTGAAATATAATGTCGAGCATAAGATTACACCAAGAAGTATAGTTAAATCAACTGACAAAATATTTGAACAATCTTCAATTGTTGATTCCAGAAAAAGAGCAAAATCATACTTTGATTATGAGCAAAAGTCAAGTTTGGTTGCAGATCCTGTTATCAAATATATGAGTAAAAAACAAATTGAAAAATCAATAGAGGATACGGAAAAGAAAATGAAGAAAGCGGCTAAAGAACTAAATTTCACCCTTGCAGCACAGCATAGAGATGATTTGTTTGAGTTGAAAAAGCTTCTGGAGAATAAAGTTTAAAAAATAATTTTATTGTTACTACTCAGTAGGTGTAATAGATTGAGACTTAAAGATTTGCCACAGATTCACAGTTTTAAAAACTGTTGATGGTAGTATTCTCTGTAAAAATTCATTAAATCAAGTAAAATCAATCTGTGGCTTCAATTTTTTTTCACCCACACAAATCAACATAGTACCCATTATTTTTTCAAAAACCTTAAAGATGAAGCTTTAAAAGTCAACCAAACGGATTTTCCAATTTCCAATTTTAAATCTTTAAGAGATTCATCTGATACTTTAATTGAAATTTTCACACCTATATCGGCAATTATTTCATAACCGAGTTTTGCAGGAAAAATATCTGTAATTGTTGCACTAAAATTATTTAAAGCTGAGGAACTTAGTTTGCTATTTGATATTAAAATATTTTTATTACTCAAAAAAATGAATCCTTCTTTGTCTTTAATTCCCGAATGAATTTTAAAAGATAATTTTTCGTTTATCTGAGCTAATTTTATCTTTTTATCAGGA from Bacteroidota bacterium carries:
- a CDS encoding NAD-dependent epimerase/dehydratase family protein; protein product: MILVTGATGFLGAYFLYFLSEKKKNIRVLKRQSSNFEQIEIAFDILNPEKQLWNSFDDYIKSIEFVNADILDVNEIEDSLKNVDEVFHLAAVVSFSKKNNELINDVNIRGTSILVNQCIKNNISKFHFASSIASLNRNNENIITESNDVNNKKFSTIYSKSKYLAELEVWRGYAEGLTGVIINPGVILGPAVENHESMKVFKTIKNGFSFYPKGKNGYVDVRDTAELFLLLSEKSELYNERYLLVSDNHHYIEIFNWMAKYFNVKAPSKLANINLSYMLSYIESIRIFFTRTEAVITKDLVKLVNSIYIYNNSKLKSAINYNFRSVEETIKDTCNFVVAKKYF
- the uvrB gene encoding excinuclease ABC subunit UvrB, whose translation is MDFKLQSKYKAQGDQPEAIKQLTEGLNRSEKYQTLLGVTGSGKTFTMAHVIQNMNRPTLILSHNKTLVAQLYGEFKQFFPDNAVEYFVSYYDYYQPEAYLPVTNTYIEKDLNINDEIERLRLKATSSLLSGRRDVIVVASVSCIYGIGNPESFNDATIKIKVGEEINRKEFLFKLIDGLYVRTNTELNNGTFRVAGDIIEIFPSYSETAIRLSFYDLELEGIETIDPVSFRRIDSFKEYTIFPANLFVTPSDVQDLAINEIKTDLLNQSSVFEKAGKYQEAKRLSDRVNLDIEMIKELGYCSGIENYSRYFDRRKKGERPFCLLDYFPKDYLMFIDESHVTIPQVKGMHGGDTSRKSVLVDYGFRLPAALDNRPLEINEFEFMQNQVIYVSATPRDYELEKSNGVVVEQVVRPTGLLDPRIEIKPCQNQIDDLLDEIDKRVEKNERILVTTLTKRMSEELSKYLLNLNIKARYLHSEIDTLERIEILRNLRLGKFDVLVGINLLREGLDLPEVSLVAILDADKEGFLRSETSLTQTAGRAARHINGKVIMYADKITKSMQRTIDETNRRREKQVKYNVEHKITPRSIVKSTDKIFEQSSIVDSRKRAKSYFDYEQKSSLVADPVIKYMSKKQIEKSIEDTEKKMKKAAKELNFTLAAQHRDDLFELKKLLENKV